The sequence ACCAACACTTGAAATATCGAGTACAACCTCTTCATTCCAAActggatttaaatttttttcaattacttTTGTAACTTTCATAGAATCTATACTTGTTGATTTGACTTTAATATAAGGATCAGAGTAccctttttatttaataaaaaaaaaaaaaaaaaaaaaacaatattagtaaaaaatatggaaaacaattaaaataaaaaaataaaaaacataccATTTGCATCTGCAGAAATTAAGTTTGAAGCTGATATTAAACGAATTCTGATTTTACCATTTCCATTTGGATTTACTACAAATGGACATGCTCCTGGTGGAAGAGATAATTTGTGATTTGCAACTATCGCAATTGGACAATTTGGATTAGTTGCAGCTATCATTGGTGCTTgcatcattttttattttcaaaattaatactTTGAGagtttttgataaaaatgaaggtttttttttttttttttttttcataaaggaataaaacaaaaaaaaaaaaaaaaaaataaaaaaaaaataaataaaaaaaaaataaaaattgatattttaaaaaatcaaagaaaaaaaaaagttgtgaTCAAGTGACACAAATTGATGTAAAGtcagaaataataaaatataaaaaaaaaaaaaaaaaaaaaaaacaaatcaaattgTGGATGGCaccaaaaattttattataaacaattcaaataaaaattaaaaatttgtgcctttttgaaaatgatttgtttaattttttttttttgttttgtttttttagatattttttttttttacaactttttatttttatttttatttaaaactttttttttttttttttaaaaaaaagtagtagtagtagtaatattacttatatttttataaacctTCAATTCTTGTATATAAAACATCTTCACCTTCATCAGTTGTTATTCTCTTTTTCATTGGATTTGACATTGATTCAGTTACTTGGAATTTAAGTGAACTATATGATTTTCTTTGTGGTAAAAGTCTAATTGCCAATTGATCTACAACAGTTGTTGCTACAGCTAATAAACCAAGACCTGAAACAAgagttaataataaagtttggAAATGGAAAGAACCAATTGTACCAGTTTGAATGAAAATAACACGAATACCATGACGTTTATAAAGTAATCTTGAATGAATACTTTCTAAAATGATTGTTTCTGGTACATCATAAATTGTATTTGCAATTTGTTGAACTGAATAAACATATTTAAAATCTGATGTTGAATATGTATATGTATTTGAATATGTAAtgaaaacaaataatacaacacCATCATATCTAATTGAAACATTTGAATCAACTGGTGCtatatattatattgttttgtattatattttgaaaaaagtaattaatatatatattaattttttttttttttttttttttttttttttttttttttttgagaaaattataaaattaaacttaCAAGCTTGATCTAAACTAACACCaccaaaagataataattgaCCAATTGTCATGATATCTGGTTTACCTGATACACCAATTGAGGTACCATTTGCATCGATTTGAACTTCATCACCATCTTGATTTAAAATGTAACCATGTAAATCGACTGCATTAAATTGAGAACCTGATGAAGATGCATACATTGTATGATCgattaaaattgtaaaactCTCAATATCTgcaatataaatattttttgcaGATCCTGGTTCATCAACAAATTTACAAGTTGGATCggtaaaattacaatttgcTTCTTGTTTTGATAAACGAACACGTGTTGTACATGTAAATGTACTATCTTGACCAACTGGAAATAATGCTAATTGTTCATCCCAATAATTACATTCAAGTGGTGTAAATGGATATGTTGAACCATTATGTTGTTGATTTGAGCAATATGTTAAATTTGATGCAAAAGTATTTggctaaataaaaaaaataaaacaaaaaaataaaaaaagagttaatcataaaatttaaaatttaaaatttaaaattaaaaataaaacttacaCCTTTTAAACTTGTTCTAACAGAACCAATTGGAACTTCAGTGAAAAGGtaacctttttttataattgctGAATATACAACAATGTATGCTACAATACCAACCAAAAACGATAAATGAAGTATACCTAAACGTCTGTCTCTAATTCTTACAATCTTTACTGTAGAATATTGAAATATATCATctgtaataaaattaatttgtgtGTTAATACTATTgtgtatattttttatttattttttatttattatttatttttttattttatttctataaaatttaaattcaacaaacCCCAATCAAAACTAAAacccattcttttttttttttttttatttccaaattattatttttattttttttttttttttgttatttacaGTGTTGaattaagaaaataaataaaagatttgtatgtatttaaaacaaatttatcGAAATCAATTATGATGTCAcgtctgtttttttttttttataaaaaaaaaaaaaattaaataaaaaaaaaaaaaaagttttataaaaaataaaataaaaaaaaaaagaaaaaaaataaaataaaaaagtgaaaGGTCggaaaaagatattttcaaTCTTTAAAGCGATCACCGCGGTTTTCAGtttaactaaaaaaataaaaaataaaataaaaaaaataaaaaatgaaagtgttttaaaaataaaaaaataaagggaTAAATccattgttttatttattttcaatcaaataaataaataaataaataaataaataaataaataaataaataaataaataaataaataaataaacaaataataaataaataataaataaataaataaaggaATAAATccattgtttatttattttttattttccatttttttttatttgattaaaaataaataaataaaaaatagtaataaataaaaaaaaaaaaataaaaataaaaaataaaaaaaaattattattgtattattttgtaaataatctTGGTGAATTTGAAGGTGAACCAGACACATTTATAGAATTTGaaggtaaatttaaaattcttttcgTTATAACAGGTGTTGAAGGATTACCATTGGTATTTGTCGTAGATAGTCTTTGATTTGAAtgagaaaataatgaattgtTTGGTGAATTACTAccataatttatatttgaaataattgattgaGGTAATAATGATGTAGAATAtaaatttggtgatgataatggtttagatggtaataaattattatttggtatattttttttataaatgttatttatatttctattgttattattaatactattaatattgttactattattaatattattattattattattattattattattattaccaatgcTATTACTTTGAGTATGTGATggtctttgttgttgttgttgatataaaatttcatttacaaCACCAATTGGTATATCCTCAAGTGGCGGTATCGATTCAGGTAGATAAGCAAATGCATGGTCAGCTTCATGAGAGAATTGATCTTTGAATGTATTGAATGATTCCAATGGTTCAGTGATAATAAGGTTAATACAAAAGTAAACAACCAAACCAAAGATCGCACAAACCACCAAATACATTGGTATAGCAATCGCCCAATATTTACTTGGATAATAGTGTACACCCAATTCTGATAACACACTCTCTGGTATAAATGCCCATAATAGATATAATATATATCCTAAAAATGTTGCAATCCAATAAACAAATCCATAAACTTCTGTATTTGCTCCtttttttggttgttgttgttgttgttgctgttgttgttgctgtgtCATCTcttgttgaaattgttgatggtgttgagGTGAAGAAGATAATAATGGAGTTGAAATTTGTGTGGgtgtatttatatttgaaatctgtggtggtgttgttatAGTTGATAATGCTGGTGTTgtatcttcattattactatttatattatatacaATTGGATTACTATGACTAGAATGAGACAATGAAGTTGGTGTATTTAtagatatattattattattattattattattattattattattattattagtagtagtagtaccAATAGTGGGAGTTGCTACTGCAGCAGtagttattgttgttgttggtaaaTTAAGTATTGgtactgatgatgatgaagatgatgtaGGTATTGACCCTATTGGCGGATTAACCTGTATAGGTGAAGATAAATTTGTACTTGGTGtagttgctgttgttgttgctgttgttattggtgtagttgttgttgttggttgtgATGGcgtagtagtagttgttgttgttgttgttgttgttgtggcaTTTGTTGCTCCTCCTCCAGTTGAGGATGCTACATTTATATTTGCATTGGCTGATGGAGATGGTGAAGGTGATGACGATATAATTGGCATTGTAACAATAGGTacagatgatgatgataatgataccATAGGaattgttgtagttgtagttgatgttgtattattattattactattattactattattactattattattattattattatttgaaataatagTAGGTGGAGAATTTGGTATATgtgtatttattaaatctaatTGAAATGTATTTAATAGTGGTAATGCTGGATGTGAAGTAGAGGATTGAAGTATTGGTGATGTAGATAGTGATGTACTTCCTAATCTATTGGTATTAATACCAATGCCACCTGTACTATTATTCAATTGATGTATATTATGTGAATTTTGTTGTGATAATCTCCTTTGATGTCCACCATGAAAAGAGGATGTTGACCCTCCGCTTTGGCTCATCCTTTAATGTTTTTCTGTATCTGAGTCTTTGTGTTATATATATAACAGatgaaaattgaaattagttttttttttttttttttttatgtttttagaaaaatgaaaatgaaaagattgtgtaaaaaaaaaaaaataaaaaataaaaaataaaaaaaaataaaatttttaaccaTTTGGAacttggaaaaaaaaaaaaaaaaatattttcagttttttttttttttttttttttttttttttttttttaactatgatttaattttagttttttttaatatgaatttaatttataaaaatagagtTCTAAAAAATTCTAgaaatgatataaaatataaaaaaaaatgaatgtaatcattttgttttttttttttttttaatcaaaaattttatttttagtatttatcaatttatgtaattgttttttttttattttaaagaacAATGAGTAgggaataaattttataataat comes from Dictyostelium discoideum AX4 chromosome 2 chromosome, whole genome shotgun sequence and encodes:
- the p2xA gene encoding P2X receptor, whose translation is MGFSFDWDDIFQYSTVKIVRIRDRRLGILHLSFLVGIVAYIVVYSAIIKKGYLFTEVPIGSVRTSLKGPNTFASNLTYCSNQQHNGSTYPFTPLECNYWDEQLALFPVGQDSTFTCTTRVRLSKQEANCNFTDPTCKFVDEPGSAKNIYIADIESFTILIDHTMYASSSGSQFNAVDLHGYILNQDGDEVQIDANGTSIGVSGKPDIMTIGQLLSFGGVSLDQASPVDSNVSIRYDGVVLFVFITYSNTYTYSTSDFKYVYSVQQIANTIYDVPETIILESIHSRLLYKRHGIRVIFIQTGTIGSFHFQTLLLTLVSGLGLLAVATTVVDQLAIRLLPQRKSYSSLKFQVTESMSNPMKKRITTDEGEDVLYTRIEGL